In one Steroidobacteraceae bacterium genomic region, the following are encoded:
- a CDS encoding MFS transporter translates to MTTGLPLSLRASWGLGGLGATSMLYLINLFVVFYLVRHVGMPAAIAGTLLAITRIYDAVIDPLIGTLSDRSQSRWGKRRPLMFAGALLSTAGCVAVFNLPSMNIGPALYVFALAALLLYCTGYSLFAIPYMAQGAEMTNDYAERATLMAWRTFFVYTAGIVITAGAPALIAALGGKKDAYALMSVAAAVVVGATMLWVVAATGKAPALSPGIGTSTPAASYRSALKNKPFLVILLVKMTLQLGTAFIGAAFLFFLSDVLRRGESALALFGLASNLVGVAAVPLWNRALRTIERRSLAIALFAALGLVNLSWLFAVPSEPQVFLLLRAVLSGALGSGSVLVAMAMLADTIEYDRLCSKEQRGGLFVGLFELMQTTSFVLGPLIVGFAFSAAGMISGDAGRGAQPQSAVDMTRYAVALVPAACQLLGIGLIMLYKLDADTLARLRDADRPQPAAGAPA, encoded by the coding sequence ATGACCACGGGCCTGCCCTTGTCATTGCGGGCAAGCTGGGGACTCGGCGGCCTCGGCGCGACGTCGATGCTCTACCTCATCAACCTCTTTGTCGTGTTCTATCTGGTACGTCATGTAGGTATGCCAGCGGCCATCGCGGGTACGTTACTCGCGATCACTCGCATCTATGATGCCGTGATCGACCCCCTCATCGGCACGCTGAGTGACCGCTCGCAAAGCCGCTGGGGCAAGAGGCGCCCGTTGATGTTCGCAGGGGCCTTGCTGTCCACAGCTGGCTGCGTAGCGGTTTTCAATTTGCCGTCGATGAATATCGGACCGGCGCTTTACGTGTTTGCGCTCGCGGCGCTGTTGCTCTACTGCACCGGGTACTCCCTGTTCGCCATACCGTACATGGCGCAGGGCGCTGAAATGACAAACGACTATGCCGAGCGAGCGACATTGATGGCCTGGCGCACATTCTTTGTCTACACGGCGGGAATCGTCATCACCGCAGGCGCCCCCGCCCTTATCGCAGCGCTCGGCGGCAAGAAGGACGCTTACGCACTGATGTCCGTTGCCGCTGCAGTTGTCGTTGGCGCGACAATGCTTTGGGTCGTGGCAGCAACCGGGAAAGCGCCCGCGCTATCGCCAGGGATCGGCACATCGACACCTGCGGCATCGTATCGTTCAGCGCTGAAAAACAAGCCGTTCCTGGTCATTCTTCTGGTCAAGATGACACTTCAGCTCGGCACAGCGTTCATAGGTGCCGCGTTCTTGTTCTTCCTGTCGGATGTATTGCGGCGCGGCGAAAGTGCACTCGCCCTGTTTGGCCTGGCTAGCAATCTGGTTGGTGTTGCAGCCGTACCGTTGTGGAACCGGGCGCTGCGCACCATCGAGCGACGCAGCCTGGCGATTGCGCTTTTTGCTGCCTTGGGGCTCGTCAACCTGTCGTGGTTGTTCGCTGTCCCGAGCGAGCCTCAGGTATTTCTGCTGCTGCGCGCAGTGCTGTCCGGAGCGCTCGGCAGTGGCAGCGTACTAGTCGCCATGGCAATGCTTGCAGATACCATCGAATACGATCGATTGTGCAGCAAGGAGCAGCGCGGCGGCCTTTTTGTCGGCCTGTTCGAACTCATGCAAACCACATCATTCGTGTTGGGGCCGCTGATCGTGGGATTTGCATTTTCCGCGGCGGGCATGATTTCCGGTGATGCGGGGCGCGGCGCGCAGCCACAATCGGCCGTGGACATGACCCGTTACGCTGTAGCGCTCGTTCCGGCGGCCTGCCAGCTGCTTGGCATCGGCCTGATCATGCTCTACAAGCTGGACGCCGACACACTGGCAAGGCTTCGGGATGCAGACAGGCCGCAGCCAGCTGCGGGCGCACCCGCCTGA
- a CDS encoding formylglycine-generating enzyme family protein has translation MQSRFHPQAIVPLLAFALICGCAAAGRDPAPGRRLQDCAVCPEMVVLPPGRYTMGSRAEDRRRLAVLAMFDKMESPLHEVRIGYRFAVGRYSVTFAEWDACVADGGCRGYRPDDAGWGRGRRPVINVNWTDARAYVDWLRERTGQPYRLLSEAEWEYAARAGTSTAYYSGDTLDASQANFGRTHQGTLEVGSFPANGFGLHDMTGNSAQWLEDCHHESYEAAPTDGSAWITGGDCSLRNVRGGAWSLSAWSVRTAQRIGDPIATRNDHLGFRVARDLAQ, from the coding sequence GTGCAATCTAGATTTCACCCGCAGGCCATAGTGCCGCTGCTGGCTTTCGCGTTGATCTGTGGATGCGCTGCTGCAGGTCGGGATCCTGCCCCAGGCCGGCGGCTGCAGGACTGCGCGGTCTGCCCGGAGATGGTCGTGTTGCCGCCGGGACGGTACACCATGGGCTCGCGAGCGGAAGATCGCCGCAGACTGGCGGTGCTGGCCATGTTCGACAAAATGGAGAGCCCGCTGCATGAAGTCCGCATCGGCTATCGATTCGCGGTTGGGCGCTACAGCGTGACGTTCGCGGAGTGGGACGCCTGCGTCGCCGACGGCGGTTGCAGGGGATACCGGCCGGACGATGCAGGTTGGGGTCGCGGACGGCGCCCCGTAATCAACGTCAACTGGACCGACGCCAGGGCCTACGTCGATTGGTTGCGCGAGCGCACCGGACAGCCCTATCGGTTATTGAGCGAAGCCGAGTGGGAATATGCGGCGCGCGCCGGAACCAGCACAGCGTACTACTCGGGCGATACGCTCGATGCGTCCCAGGCGAACTTCGGCCGAACACACCAGGGAACGCTCGAGGTCGGATCTTTTCCGGCCAACGGCTTCGGACTCCATGACATGACGGGCAATAGCGCGCAATGGCTCGAGGACTGTCATCACGAATCATACGAAGCCGCGCCAACAGACGGGTCGGCATGGATCACCGGTGGCGATTGCAGCTTGCGCAACGTGCGAGGGGGCGCGTGGTCACTGAGCGCGTGGAGCGTACGGACGGCGCAACGCATCGGAGATCCGATCGCAACGCGCAACGATCACCTCGGTTTTCGTGTTGCACGCGACCTCGCGCAATGA
- a CDS encoding FAD-dependent monooxygenase, with amino-acid sequence MLFIQAIDDSHGILPIGPALMQEPSIAIIGAGIGGLCTALAMQRAGLRVRVYEQAPKLAEVGAGLSLSPTAAHALNHLGLGEFLRERATMPEEQFARHYRDGRLLMLSNRGRSLLERFGERYYLIHRADLHGALAAAVHANDADAIQLAKAVRGLRRLEPHVEIEMADGSIETAAACIAADGQRSSVRTQIFSPEQPRFTGYVAWRALIPMEHLSALDLQPSSGIFIGPGHMVNVYPVQRGRLLNLVAFAERNTWTEEGWSIPAQRDELLEEFSGWTDTVRFIMMAIADGALFRWGLFDRTPLERWTEGHLALLGDAAHPVLPFLGHGAVLAIEDAVVLARCFATGESIPAALHRYEIARRERARFVFEESRKAVRIFHASDPDRYSRSVGNVTVDEGLGLFAYNPVNCAI; translated from the coding sequence ATGCTCTTCATTCAGGCGATCGATGATTCGCATGGGATATTGCCGATCGGACCTGCCCTCATGCAAGAACCTTCGATCGCCATCATTGGCGCCGGTATCGGCGGACTATGCACCGCGCTTGCAATGCAACGCGCAGGCCTGCGAGTGCGGGTCTACGAGCAGGCGCCAAAGCTAGCCGAAGTCGGCGCGGGCCTTTCGCTCAGCCCAACGGCCGCACACGCGCTCAATCATCTGGGGCTCGGTGAATTCCTGCGCGAACGCGCGACCATGCCCGAGGAGCAGTTCGCGCGGCACTACCGCGATGGCAGGCTGCTGATGCTTTCGAACCGTGGCCGGAGTTTGCTCGAGCGCTTCGGCGAACGCTATTACCTCATTCATCGCGCCGACCTGCATGGCGCATTGGCCGCCGCGGTGCACGCAAACGATGCCGATGCAATTCAGTTGGCGAAGGCAGTGCGTGGCCTGCGCCGCCTCGAGCCCCATGTCGAGATCGAAATGGCGGATGGCAGCATCGAAACTGCCGCTGCCTGCATCGCCGCTGATGGTCAACGCTCTTCGGTGCGTACGCAGATTTTCTCGCCCGAGCAACCGCGATTCACGGGCTATGTCGCCTGGCGCGCGCTCATCCCGATGGAGCATCTCAGTGCACTCGACCTGCAACCGAGCTCGGGCATTTTCATTGGACCGGGCCACATGGTGAATGTGTATCCCGTGCAGCGCGGCCGCCTGCTCAATCTCGTTGCCTTCGCCGAACGCAATACCTGGACCGAGGAGGGCTGGTCGATACCGGCGCAGCGTGACGAGCTGCTCGAGGAATTCTCGGGCTGGACCGACACTGTCCGCTTCATCATGATGGCAATTGCAGACGGCGCGCTGTTTCGCTGGGGCTTGTTCGATCGCACACCACTCGAGCGATGGACCGAAGGACACCTCGCGCTCCTCGGCGATGCGGCCCATCCGGTGCTGCCCTTTCTCGGGCACGGAGCGGTCCTCGCGATCGAAGATGCCGTGGTCCTTGCGCGCTGTTTCGCCACAGGCGAATCCATACCCGCGGCATTGCACCGCTACGAGATTGCGCGTCGTGAACGGGCGCGCTTCGTCTTCGAGGAGTCGCGCAAGGCGGTGCGCATTTTTCACGCCAGCGATCCCGACCGTTATTCCAGATCCGTGGGTAATGTCACCGTCGACGAAGGCCTGGGGCTCTTCGCCTACAATCCGGTGAACTGTGCAATCTAG
- a CDS encoding MFS transporter, whose product MVSANREHGYSELRRGWRMVIAALVGVACGSSPIPYTAIGQLIGPMREALGWSIAEISLAITLFGLCASAMAPLVGAIADRRGVRPVALLSLLLFGLAFAALGATPAVVGAWWLAWALAGLVSVGSGTLSWTRGIGLWFFRQRGIALGLALIGTSVTGVMVPQVAGWAIDRFGWRSVFPLLALLPLLVALPVVWRWFREPPPEHRPPEVFAEGKPVGLPVAAVVRGYRFWVMIASILLIALAYGGIFVHLQQMLELAGFDRTVARGVVSSMAAAILLGRVATGWFLDRFWAPLVTLPVLSLPALACILLANDTLVLPIAFFCALAVGLAAGAETDMIAFMAARYFGMAHYGRIYGLLFLPFGIASAISPTLYGIARDRTGDYDAALAFAAGMFIVGAALLLALGRYPDFTAEKKAANPGHFVAPAASADSRAR is encoded by the coding sequence TTGGTCTCTGCGAATCGCGAGCACGGGTATTCGGAATTGCGTCGCGGCTGGCGCATGGTCATCGCCGCCCTGGTGGGCGTGGCTTGCGGATCCTCGCCAATTCCCTACACCGCGATTGGCCAGCTCATCGGTCCCATGCGCGAAGCGCTTGGTTGGTCGATCGCCGAGATCAGTCTGGCAATCACCTTGTTCGGCCTGTGCGCATCGGCTATGGCGCCCCTCGTCGGTGCCATTGCCGATCGGCGCGGCGTGCGTCCTGTTGCCTTGCTGTCATTGTTGTTGTTTGGTCTCGCATTCGCGGCGCTCGGCGCAACGCCCGCCGTCGTTGGCGCCTGGTGGTTGGCATGGGCGCTGGCCGGACTTGTGAGTGTCGGGTCGGGAACGTTGAGCTGGACGCGGGGTATCGGCCTGTGGTTCTTCCGCCAGCGCGGGATTGCGCTTGGATTGGCGCTGATCGGCACCAGTGTGACGGGTGTGATGGTGCCGCAGGTCGCGGGCTGGGCAATCGATCGTTTCGGTTGGCGCTCGGTGTTCCCGCTGCTCGCACTGCTGCCATTGCTGGTGGCATTGCCCGTGGTCTGGCGTTGGTTCCGTGAGCCGCCTCCCGAACACAGACCGCCCGAGGTTTTTGCGGAAGGAAAGCCGGTCGGTCTGCCCGTAGCCGCGGTTGTACGCGGCTACCGATTCTGGGTGATGATCGCCTCGATACTACTGATTGCGCTGGCCTATGGCGGCATCTTCGTGCACCTGCAGCAGATGCTGGAACTGGCGGGTTTCGACCGCACGGTCGCTCGCGGCGTGGTCAGCAGCATGGCCGCGGCAATTCTGCTCGGGCGCGTCGCTACGGGCTGGTTTCTCGATCGCTTCTGGGCGCCGTTGGTGACATTGCCCGTGCTCAGTCTGCCGGCGCTCGCTTGCATATTGCTGGCGAACGATACGCTCGTTCTGCCGATCGCGTTCTTCTGCGCACTTGCGGTTGGTCTCGCGGCCGGCGCGGAAACCGACATGATCGCCTTCATGGCGGCGCGGTATTTCGGCATGGCGCACTACGGCAGGATCTACGGACTGCTGTTCCTGCCCTTCGGCATTGCGTCGGCCATTTCACCGACACTCTATGGAATTGCCCGCGATCGGACCGGCGATTATGACGCGGCGCTTGCCTTCGCCGCCGGCATGTTCATCGTTGGCGCTGCGCTGCTGTTGGCACTCGGTCGTTATCCGGATTTCACGGCAGAGAAAAAAGCTGCCAACCCTGGTCACTTTGTGGCACCGGCTGCGAGCGCCGACTCGAGGGCGCGCTGA
- a CDS encoding Gfo/Idh/MocA family oxidoreductase, producing the protein MNHSPIRVAIVGCGRIAHAHARAILALQREFRLTAAVDRDVDRARRFADQYGAAAACADLDIALARDDVHAVVLCTPNSLHATQAIAALEAGRHVLVEKPMAETVHDAERMADAAHRLDRVLAVGLTLRHSAPIRWLQDHRDDFGTLRAVSVANLVHWKGPQAPWWATRTPRQGLILSLFAPHALDFVQLVFQGEQADSVQCQAARLQADWQGEDEAMMILRYPQSRLAQIHLSYNQSFVVDRRCVHFERSMVRIEDGDYLYVDDELIIEPQLPASAMHRMGGRDFDHYFRTQLEEFAHAVHGQRHRCVLHDEGVRLTRLTQRALESALAAGATK; encoded by the coding sequence ATGAACCACTCTCCTATTCGTGTTGCTATCGTAGGTTGCGGCCGCATCGCGCACGCACATGCACGTGCGATTCTTGCGCTGCAGCGTGAATTTCGCCTGACCGCCGCCGTCGACAGGGACGTTGACCGCGCCCGTCGGTTCGCCGATCAATACGGCGCAGCTGCAGCCTGCGCCGACCTCGACATCGCACTCGCGCGCGATGACGTGCATGCGGTCGTTCTTTGCACGCCGAACTCACTGCACGCGACCCAGGCCATTGCCGCTCTCGAAGCCGGCCGGCACGTACTGGTCGAAAAACCGATGGCGGAAACGGTGCACGACGCCGAACGCATGGCAGATGCCGCGCATCGTCTTGACCGCGTGCTTGCCGTGGGGCTTACGTTGCGGCACAGCGCGCCGATACGATGGCTGCAGGATCATCGTGATGATTTCGGCACACTGCGCGCCGTCAGCGTGGCCAACCTTGTGCACTGGAAGGGTCCGCAGGCGCCCTGGTGGGCAACGCGCACGCCTCGGCAAGGACTGATACTTTCCTTGTTCGCGCCACACGCGCTCGATTTCGTGCAATTGGTGTTTCAGGGCGAGCAAGCTGATTCTGTCCAGTGTCAGGCGGCACGACTCCAGGCGGATTGGCAAGGCGAAGACGAGGCGATGATGATACTTCGTTATCCGCAATCCCGTCTTGCGCAGATCCACCTGTCGTACAACCAGAGCTTTGTCGTCGATCGCCGTTGCGTGCACTTCGAGCGGTCAATGGTCCGGATCGAGGACGGGGACTACCTGTATGTCGACGACGAACTGATCATCGAGCCGCAACTCCCCGCGTCTGCGATGCACCGGATGGGTGGCCGCGATTTCGATCACTACTTTCGCACCCAACTCGAGGAGTTCGCACACGCCGTGCATGGCCAAAGGCATCGTTGTGTACTGCATGACGAAGGCGTACGACTGACCCGGCTCACTCAGCGCGCCCTCGAGTCGGCGCTCGCAGCCGGTGCCACAAAGTGA
- a CDS encoding cytochrome b/b6 domain-containing protein, which translates to MSGRIPVHRYGGLTKTLHWGLALLLIIEVPAGFVMSATYGPSFKDPQVLSLHLLASQFHHTGGFIVLIAAMLWAARRLGAGRPDWDPGQGLGQRWAATAVQTSLLLLLIFVPWAGWTALSALADSPQFGVTHRWLFGFDGLVPRIWEPLPFSDPRGYRRFAQLHVIGLWAGLGLLAAHVGAALWHHFVKRDRVLRRMWPLGES; encoded by the coding sequence ATGTCAGGACGAATCCCGGTGCATCGCTACGGCGGCTTGACCAAAACCCTGCACTGGGGATTGGCGCTGCTGCTCATCATCGAGGTGCCTGCAGGTTTCGTAATGAGCGCAACCTATGGCCCCAGTTTCAAGGACCCGCAGGTGCTGTCGCTGCATCTGTTGGCGTCCCAGTTCCATCATACCGGCGGGTTCATCGTGCTGATTGCCGCAATGCTGTGGGCTGCGCGCAGGCTGGGTGCAGGTCGACCGGATTGGGACCCAGGCCAAGGCCTGGGACAAAGATGGGCCGCTACCGCCGTGCAAACCAGTCTATTGCTGTTACTGATATTTGTCCCCTGGGCGGGCTGGACCGCGTTGTCGGCGCTTGCTGATTCGCCGCAATTCGGCGTGACGCACCGCTGGTTGTTTGGTTTCGATGGCCTCGTGCCGCGCATTTGGGAGCCGCTGCCTTTCAGTGATCCTCGCGGTTACCGGCGCTTTGCGCAACTGCATGTCATCGGGCTGTGGGCAGGGCTCGGGTTGCTGGCCGCGCATGTCGGCGCCGCGCTCTGGCACCACTTCGTCAAACGTGACCGGGTGCTGCGGCGAATGTGGCCGCTCGGCGAGTCCTGA
- a CDS encoding alpha/beta hydrolase: protein MMLQCRNVLSRRVAWLAVVILAPTVALAANYPRLTVSELRAKYLDSGGRIATIDGVEVHYRDEGQGPAILMIHGSQSTLRTWDFIAPLLQRNYRVIRYDIPPQGLSGPVSDEAAAHVEPASFAIHLLDSLGVDRVTCVGVSSGGTTCMYIAADFPDRVDRLILSNTPSDPVSTGHITFTPEFADAQREAKETGFQSERFWNSFLDFFSGEPSRLSREIRTQYYDFNRRVIEKNYTALIGLVADHDKASAAMARVRAPTLLIWGGRDALLVPASADKLAGYLSSTQVSKVMLPDVGHYPPLEVPVRFAQLTSAYIEAATPQLRP from the coding sequence ATGATGCTTCAGTGCCGCAATGTTCTGTCACGCCGGGTTGCCTGGCTTGCCGTTGTCATCCTGGCGCCGACCGTGGCTCTCGCAGCGAACTACCCACGACTCACCGTGAGCGAGTTACGGGCGAAGTATCTCGATTCGGGTGGTCGCATTGCGACAATCGACGGCGTCGAGGTGCATTACCGGGACGAAGGGCAGGGGCCCGCCATTCTCATGATCCACGGTTCACAGAGCACCTTGCGTACCTGGGACTTCATCGCGCCCCTGCTGCAAAGGAACTACCGCGTCATCCGCTACGACATCCCGCCACAGGGTCTGTCAGGGCCCGTTTCGGACGAAGCCGCTGCTCATGTCGAACCGGCATCTTTCGCCATACATCTGCTCGACAGCCTCGGTGTGGATCGTGTGACCTGCGTGGGAGTATCGAGCGGCGGCACGACCTGCATGTACATCGCCGCGGATTTTCCGGATCGGGTCGATCGACTGATACTGTCGAACACGCCGTCCGATCCGGTCAGTACGGGCCACATCACGTTCACGCCTGAATTTGCCGATGCCCAGCGCGAAGCGAAGGAAACAGGTTTTCAGTCGGAACGATTCTGGAACTCGTTCCTTGATTTCTTCAGCGGTGAACCCTCGCGACTGTCGAGGGAGATCCGTACCCAGTACTATGATTTCAATCGGCGCGTCATAGAGAAGAATTACACGGCACTGATCGGGCTGGTGGCCGATCACGACAAAGCGAGCGCGGCGATGGCTCGGGTCAGGGCGCCGACGCTGCTCATCTGGGGCGGACGGGATGCACTCCTGGTGCCCGCATCGGCCGACAAACTGGCAGGCTATCTGAGCAGTACCCAGGTGTCGAAAGTCATGCTGCCCGATGTCGGGCATTACCCACCGCTCGAGGTACCGGTACGCTTCGCGCAGCTGACAAGCGCCTACATCGAAGCCGCGACGCCGCAGCTGCGGCCCTGA
- a CDS encoding phosphotransferase: MARVSHSVLEAQWLAAEVQRRYRVAGRVVGFLLYRGMNDVYLMQDDDARYALRVWRRSWRDVDAVRYELEFLDFLRQRQFPASTPIRQAAGDLYFKVDAPEGERAVALYTWAPGRKFGEVLDERTAERIGAAFAQMHLLGLEYYGERRASTDDAISFMVNVPPLLEFLYDRPDDARFYETLAPRLVERLRVLGRAGVPMGVCHRDFHPSNVHVDDDQRLTLLDFDAAGEDFLMQDVKNFTWGNLFYGFSPVYAEAFERGYDSVRPFTTLELENQDLFLLAKAFRLVAGMAHSSAAVGRGTLRFRGLDWLGQYIRDRARDCDLA; encoded by the coding sequence GTGGCGCGCGTTTCCCACTCGGTACTCGAGGCCCAGTGGCTTGCCGCCGAAGTGCAACGCCGCTATCGCGTGGCTGGCCGGGTGGTCGGCTTCCTGCTCTACCGCGGAATGAACGACGTTTACCTGATGCAGGATGACGATGCGCGCTATGCGTTGCGTGTCTGGCGGCGTAGCTGGCGCGATGTCGATGCGGTGCGCTATGAACTCGAGTTCCTGGACTTCCTGCGCCAACGGCAATTTCCTGCCTCGACGCCAATTCGTCAAGCGGCGGGCGATCTGTATTTCAAGGTCGACGCACCGGAAGGCGAGAGGGCGGTGGCGCTCTATACCTGGGCGCCCGGGCGCAAATTCGGCGAGGTGCTCGATGAGCGCACTGCGGAACGCATTGGCGCCGCATTTGCGCAGATGCATTTGCTCGGACTCGAGTACTACGGCGAACGACGCGCTTCCACAGACGATGCCATCAGCTTCATGGTCAATGTGCCGCCACTGCTCGAGTTTCTCTACGATCGGCCGGACGACGCGCGATTTTACGAGACGCTGGCGCCGCGCCTCGTCGAGCGCCTGCGGGTGCTTGGTCGTGCAGGTGTACCGATGGGCGTATGCCACCGTGACTTTCATCCGAGCAACGTCCATGTCGATGACGACCAGCGGCTGACATTGCTCGATTTCGACGCGGCAGGCGAAGATTTCCTGATGCAGGACGTCAAGAATTTCACCTGGGGCAATCTTTTCTACGGTTTCTCGCCTGTCTACGCCGAGGCCTTCGAGCGCGGCTACGATTCCGTGCGGCCGTTCACCACCCTGGAACTCGAGAACCAGGATCTTTTTCTACTTGCCAAGGCGTTCCGGCTGGTTGCCGGAATGGCGCACAGCTCCGCAGCCGTCGGACGCGGTACGTTGCGCTTCCGCGGCCTCGATTGGCTCGGCCAGTACATCCGCGATCGCGCGCGCGACTGTGATCTGGCGTGA
- a CDS encoding MFS transporter encodes MTSRSASPWWFVTLLSLAAVLSIIDRGIINLVVDPLRAELGLSEVQVGALQGLAFGMIYAVGGLLLGMWVDRGNRRNLVIFGISVWSLATVAAGLARGFGEMFAARLIVGLGEAALAPAAISLIADLFPPHRRARPTGVFMAAQGVAFGIAISLTGMVIAAAAGNQFAVIGLPATLSPWRITFVLCGAAGFVLVLALATCREPARNSRDGAPDVRAQARAALRHGRDRWRFLLPLYLGFAVCFMAVYGAAGWNPTMLMRGFALTPSDLSATLGPLMVVFAAAGPLIGGAIIDPIVRRGGDRARLKLVAAVTLLAIPSGLATLAPSSAIAIGLVASGSAIYPFVGLGVLTCLQSQLPADMRGLGVAVTGLLNTFIGAIGGPLLIAWITERLLADTARVGESISFLVVPCLLLASTLFMVAARALPAEGPGEVPTGRVDGVRAGER; translated from the coding sequence GTGACGAGCCGCTCGGCCAGTCCGTGGTGGTTCGTAACGCTGTTGTCATTGGCCGCCGTACTGTCGATCATCGACCGCGGCATCATCAACCTGGTGGTCGATCCGTTGCGCGCCGAGCTCGGTCTGAGCGAAGTTCAGGTCGGCGCGCTACAGGGTCTCGCATTCGGCATGATCTATGCCGTAGGTGGCCTGCTGCTCGGCATGTGGGTCGATCGCGGCAATCGGCGCAATCTCGTGATTTTCGGTATCTCGGTGTGGAGTCTGGCAACGGTAGCCGCCGGACTTGCGCGCGGCTTCGGCGAAATGTTCGCCGCCCGGCTGATCGTGGGGCTTGGCGAGGCCGCGCTTGCGCCCGCGGCGATTTCACTCATCGCCGATTTGTTTCCGCCGCATCGGCGCGCGCGGCCGACCGGCGTGTTCATGGCCGCACAGGGGGTTGCTTTCGGAATTGCCATCAGCCTGACCGGGATGGTGATCGCTGCCGCGGCCGGGAATCAATTTGCAGTCATTGGTCTGCCAGCGACACTTTCGCCCTGGCGCATCACCTTCGTGCTTTGCGGCGCGGCGGGTTTCGTCCTCGTGCTTGCACTGGCCACTTGTCGCGAGCCGGCACGCAATTCGCGCGATGGAGCGCCGGATGTGCGGGCTCAGGCGCGGGCGGCCCTGCGCCACGGCCGCGATCGATGGCGCTTCCTGCTGCCGCTGTACCTCGGCTTCGCTGTCTGCTTCATGGCGGTCTACGGCGCCGCTGGGTGGAACCCGACGATGCTGATGCGCGGTTTCGCATTGACGCCCTCCGATCTTTCCGCAACGCTTGGGCCGCTCATGGTGGTATTCGCGGCCGCAGGGCCCCTGATCGGAGGTGCCATCATCGATCCCATCGTGCGTCGCGGCGGTGACCGTGCGCGGCTCAAGCTGGTCGCGGCCGTGACCCTGTTAGCAATTCCTTCGGGGCTCGCAACCCTGGCGCCTTCCAGCGCCATCGCGATCGGGCTGGTCGCTTCGGGGAGCGCGATTTATCCTTTTGTGGGACTCGGTGTGCTTACCTGCCTGCAATCACAACTGCCGGCCGACATGCGCGGACTCGGCGTTGCGGTGACGGGCCTGCTCAATACGTTTATCGGCGCCATCGGCGGACCACTTCTGATTGCCTGGATCACGGAGCGGCTGCTCGCGGATACTGCGCGGGTTGGCGAATCGATATCGTTCCTGGTCGTGCCCTGCCTTTTGCTCGCAAGCACGTTGTTCATGGTCGCTGCGAGAGCATTGCCGGCCGAGGGCCCGGGCGAGGTCCCGACTGGCCGCGTTGACGGAGTCAGGGCCGGTGAGCGCTGA
- a CDS encoding alpha/beta fold hydrolase, with product MSAEDLAGAGDRWVGAAALAGGKHYAYCNFGALHYRRLCSTENSGALPAVLLLHQTPFGLVEWVDVQPRLARLGFDVIAPDNPGFGMSDPPPATVTIADLADNLATFLDTLGLADVAVAGHHTGAAIAAAFASRHANRVSALVLHGCPLYSLQERSERLARAQPSLAPTADGSHLSDLFRSINGYAGDATANMVSTTWATLGAALAGSSPSVYRAVFANDMTGDIDAIRAPTLVLTDEADNLHDKDLQVQARRQDFELSIFSTRGSFALMQDPHAWAAKVAEFLRRAQPRSLPDSRSC from the coding sequence GTGAGCGCTGAAGATCTTGCGGGCGCCGGTGATCGCTGGGTCGGGGCGGCCGCACTGGCGGGTGGCAAGCACTATGCCTACTGCAATTTCGGTGCCCTGCACTATCGACGGCTGTGCAGTACGGAAAATTCGGGCGCGCTGCCGGCAGTCCTGTTGTTGCACCAGACGCCGTTCGGACTCGTTGAATGGGTCGACGTGCAGCCGCGGCTTGCCCGGCTCGGTTTCGATGTCATCGCACCCGACAATCCTGGCTTCGGAATGTCGGACCCACCGCCAGCGACGGTGACGATTGCGGATCTCGCGGACAATCTCGCGACCTTCCTCGATACGCTCGGGCTTGCGGACGTTGCTGTCGCCGGACATCACACCGGCGCGGCGATCGCTGCGGCGTTTGCTTCCCGCCACGCGAACCGCGTCAGCGCACTGGTGCTTCACGGCTGCCCGCTCTATTCCTTGCAGGAGCGCAGCGAGCGCCTGGCGCGAGCGCAACCTTCGCTTGCGCCGACAGCCGATGGCAGCCATCTCAGCGACCTGTTTCGCTCGATAAACGGGTACGCGGGCGATGCGACTGCCAATATGGTGTCAACCACCTGGGCCACATTGGGCGCAGCGCTTGCAGGCAGCTCGCCATCGGTTTACCGCGCGGTATTCGCCAACGACATGACAGGCGATATCGACGCGATCCGCGCTCCCACACTGGTGCTGACGGATGAGGCAGACAACCTGCACGACAAAGACCTGCAGGTGCAGGCGCGGCGTCAGGATTTCGAGCTGTCGATATTTTCAACGCGTGGTTCCTTTGCCCTGATGCAGGACCCGCATGCCTGGGCGGCGAAGGTTGCCGAGTTCCTGCGCAGGGCGCAGCCTCGGAGTTTGCCGGATTCCAGATCATGTTGA